The following are from one region of the Achromobacter xylosoxidans genome:
- a CDS encoding transporter substrate-binding domain-containing protein: MANKDPIRVGVLFSETGATSTIGRSQLHGTLLAIDEINEAGGVDGREIVPVRYDPRSDPATYSVLAERLITQDRVNVIFGCYMSSSRKAVLPVVEKWNRLLFYPTLYEGFEFSNNIIYTGAAPNQNSVQLAEFMTANFGARVYLIGSDYIYPYESNRIMGELVLQRQDSAKLGERYVPLTATERDYREILDDIRNKRPDFIFSTVVGNSTACLYRAYADAGFDPKTMPIASLTTSEAEISQMEPEVAAGHFTSAPYFQSIDSDINRRCLERLRRRFGHDCVPNLCWEAAYFQMHIFANAFRDTGTDEIAQILPRVLQSEFQAPQGRVRIDPTNHHTCLYPRVGRVNAKGQFTIVREATRSVHPDPYLVTHSLGDWTATLSSLDI; encoded by the coding sequence ATGGCAAACAAAGATCCTATCCGCGTAGGCGTGTTGTTTTCCGAAACAGGTGCCACATCGACCATAGGCCGGTCCCAGCTGCATGGCACCTTGCTGGCCATCGACGAAATCAACGAGGCGGGCGGGGTGGATGGCCGCGAGATCGTGCCGGTGCGCTACGACCCGAGGTCCGACCCCGCCACCTACAGCGTGCTGGCCGAAAGACTCATCACGCAAGACCGCGTCAACGTCATATTCGGCTGCTACATGTCCAGCAGCCGCAAGGCGGTGCTGCCGGTGGTCGAGAAATGGAACCGCCTGCTGTTCTATCCGACGCTGTACGAAGGGTTCGAGTTTTCGAACAACATCATCTACACCGGCGCCGCGCCCAACCAGAACAGCGTGCAGCTGGCGGAATTCATGACCGCAAACTTCGGCGCGCGGGTCTACCTGATCGGTTCGGACTACATCTATCCCTACGAGTCCAACCGCATCATGGGCGAACTGGTGCTGCAGCGGCAGGACAGCGCCAAACTGGGCGAACGCTACGTGCCCTTGACCGCGACGGAGCGCGACTACCGGGAGATCCTGGACGACATCCGCAACAAGCGGCCGGACTTCATCTTCTCCACCGTGGTGGGCAATTCCACGGCCTGCCTGTACCGCGCCTATGCGGATGCGGGCTTCGATCCGAAGACCATGCCCATCGCCAGCCTGACAACCTCCGAAGCGGAGATCTCGCAGATGGAGCCCGAGGTGGCGGCCGGCCACTTCACTTCGGCGCCGTATTTCCAATCCATCGATTCCGATATCAACCGGCGCTGCCTGGAACGATTGCGGCGGCGCTTCGGCCATGACTGCGTGCCCAACCTCTGCTGGGAAGCGGCGTACTTCCAGATGCACATCTTCGCCAACGCCTTTCGCGACACCGGCACCGACGAGATCGCGCAGATCCTTCCGCGCGTGCTGCAAAGCGAATTCCAGGCGCCGCAGGGCCGCGTGCGCATCGACCCCACCAACCACCACACCTGCCTGTATCCGCGTGTCGGCAGGGTCAACGCCAAGGGCCAATTCACCATCGTGCGCGAGGCCACGCGGTCCGTGCATCCCGATCCGTACCTGGTCACCCATTCGCTGGGCGACTGGACGGCCACCCTGAGTTCGCTGGATATCTGA
- a CDS encoding ANTAR domain-containing response regulator: protein MGDTASRQRAERATPSLLKDLRTLRIAVYHPDDADGRQLTQQLQRIGCQVQTFWPPAPTLPEGLDAVFLAVRPDVIDLGFEWAKSEDAPMVIAIVTYENPTIVEAVLRIGAKAVLPSPVRSFGLLSSLVVARQVYDDIKSHARRLRKLEGKLLGVRRIAEAKSILMRTRNVTEDQAYDLIREQAMNKRVTTEEIAGAIVNANEILSLGK from the coding sequence ATGGGCGATACCGCCAGCCGCCAGCGCGCGGAGCGCGCGACGCCATCCCTGCTCAAGGACCTGCGCACGCTGCGGATCGCCGTCTATCACCCCGACGATGCCGATGGCCGCCAATTGACGCAGCAGCTGCAACGGATCGGCTGCCAGGTGCAGACCTTCTGGCCTCCGGCGCCCACCTTGCCCGAAGGGCTGGATGCGGTGTTCCTGGCCGTGCGTCCGGACGTGATCGACCTGGGTTTCGAGTGGGCCAAGAGTGAAGACGCGCCCATGGTCATCGCCATCGTCACCTACGAGAATCCAACCATCGTCGAGGCGGTGTTGCGCATCGGCGCGAAAGCGGTGCTGCCTTCGCCCGTGCGCTCGTTCGGGCTGTTGTCGTCATTGGTGGTGGCGCGCCAGGTCTACGACGACATCAAGTCGCATGCCCGGCGCCTGCGCAAGCTGGAGGGAAAACTGCTGGGCGTGCGCCGCATCGCGGAAGCCAAGAGCATCCTCATGCGCACGCGCAACGTCACCGAGGACCAGGCCTACGACCTGATCCGCGAGCAGGCCATGAACAAGCGCGTCACCACCGAAGAGATCGCCGGCGCCATCGTCAACGCCAACGAAATCCTGTCGCTGGGCAAGTAG
- a CDS encoding aspartate/glutamate racemase family protein has translation MTTSPRALRIGQIVPSSNTTMETEIPAMLRLRETIAPERFTFHSSRMRMKQVTAAELASMDRESDRCAQELSDARVDVLGYACLVAIMSQGLGYHRVSQERLHQATVDNGAPAPVISSAGALVEGLHAIGARKVAILTPYMKPLTKLVVDYIENEGIEVQDSLSLEIPDNLKVGAQDPMAPASHVARLNTRGVDAVVLSACVQMPSLASIQPVQDRLGLPVVTAAAATVYRMLKVLDLEARVPNAGELLTGKY, from the coding sequence ATGACCACATCCCCCCGCGCCCTGCGCATCGGCCAGATCGTCCCCAGTTCCAACACCACCATGGAAACGGAGATCCCGGCCATGCTGCGCCTGCGCGAGACCATCGCGCCGGAGCGCTTCACTTTCCATTCCAGCCGCATGCGCATGAAGCAGGTGACGGCGGCGGAACTGGCGTCGATGGACCGGGAGTCGGACCGTTGCGCGCAGGAGCTGTCCGATGCGCGCGTGGACGTGCTGGGCTATGCCTGCCTGGTGGCGATCATGAGCCAGGGGCTGGGCTATCACCGCGTCTCGCAGGAACGCCTGCACCAGGCCACGGTGGACAACGGCGCGCCGGCGCCGGTGATCTCCAGCGCGGGCGCGCTGGTGGAAGGCCTGCATGCCATCGGCGCGCGCAAGGTCGCGATCCTGACGCCCTACATGAAACCGCTGACCAAGCTGGTGGTGGACTACATCGAGAACGAAGGCATCGAGGTGCAGGACAGCCTGTCGTTGGAGATTCCCGACAATCTGAAGGTTGGCGCGCAGGATCCGATGGCGCCGGCCAGCCATGTGGCTCGCCTGAACACGCGCGGCGTGGACGCGGTGGTGCTGTCCGCCTGCGTACAGATGCCGTCCCTGGCGTCGATCCAGCCGGTGCAGGACCGCCTGGGTCTGCCGGTGGTGACGGCGGCGGCGGCCACCGTCTACCGGATGCTGAAGGTGCTGGACCTGGAAGCGCGCGTGCCCAATGCGGGCGAACTGCTGACGGGCAAGTACTGA
- a CDS encoding LysR substrate-binding domain-containing protein produces the protein MEIRQLRYFAVLAEELNFTRAAARLHISQPPLSLQIAQLERELEVKLFDRNNRRVTLTEAGEAFLNDVRALLASLKDATVRARAVDQGLAGRIEVGLSGSHFMGPVPALIARYKASHPQVSVLLNEMNPAAQLDALRGHRIDVSISRTAVDDEELQSMPLWPDPVVAVLPKGHPLSARKRLALGDLAGEAFVMLRQDTSAFARTLAETCARAGLPLSAAQTVAEVPAQLALVAAGLGVALVPRSACRHATDRIAVCTLPADIARAMVYAVTRRQGRRRALDTFLQTAAQMKEE, from the coding sequence ATGGAAATCCGCCAACTCCGTTATTTCGCCGTGCTGGCCGAAGAGCTGAACTTCACCCGGGCCGCGGCGCGCCTGCACATCTCGCAACCGCCGCTCAGCCTGCAGATCGCCCAGCTGGAGCGCGAACTCGAGGTCAAGCTGTTCGATCGCAACAACCGCCGTGTGACCCTGACCGAGGCCGGCGAAGCCTTCCTCAACGACGTGCGCGCGCTCCTCGCCAGCCTGAAGGACGCCACCGTCCGCGCCCGCGCCGTGGACCAGGGCCTGGCGGGCCGCATCGAGGTCGGCCTGTCCGGCTCGCACTTCATGGGCCCCGTGCCGGCGCTGATCGCCCGCTACAAGGCCTCCCATCCCCAGGTCTCGGTCCTGCTCAACGAAATGAACCCCGCCGCGCAGCTGGACGCGCTGCGCGGCCACCGCATCGACGTCAGCATCTCGCGCACCGCCGTCGACGACGAGGAATTGCAGTCCATGCCCCTATGGCCCGATCCCGTCGTGGCCGTGCTCCCCAAGGGCCACCCGCTGTCCGCCCGCAAGCGGCTGGCACTCGGCGACCTGGCCGGCGAAGCCTTCGTCATGCTGCGCCAGGACACCTCCGCCTTCGCCCGCACCCTGGCCGAAACCTGCGCCCGCGCCGGCCTGCCGCTGTCAGCCGCCCAAACCGTCGCCGAAGTCCCCGCCCAATTGGCACTGGTCGCCGCCGGCCTGGGCGTGGCCTTGGTGCCGCGTTCCGCCTGCCGCCACGCCACCGACCGCATTGCCGTTTGCACGTTGCCCGCCGACATCGCCCGCGCCATGGTCTATGCCGTCACCCGCCGGCAAGGCAGGAGACGCGCGCTGGATACGTTCTTGCAGACGGCGGCGCAAATGAAGGAAGAGTGA
- a CDS encoding M61 family metallopeptidase, with the protein MAMEKDYALPLLYRLAPHDPAGHRYRITLSIAAPSPDGQRLSLPAWIPGSYLIRDFSRQIESLTAHSGARRVPVEKIDNHTWQAAPCDGPLRVEYEVYAWDLSVRGAHLDETHGFFNGTSVFLRVHGQDHLPCLVDLAPPRSIPGWKVYTSLPEARGHKGAARRHGFGLYLAPDYDALIDHPVEMGTPQVSSFTAHGAEHELVFTGVTPNLDLARITEDVRKICETQIAFFEPRTKRAPFLDSSDRYVFMTMVTGDGYGGLEHRASTALMTARKDLPVMGQQGQGEGYRGFLGLVSHEYFHTWNVKRIKPDAFVPYDLSQPDLTRLLWVFEGFTSYYDDLLLLRSGAITQPDYLRLLAKTITSVARTPGRLKQSVAESSFDAWTRYYKQDENSPNALVSYYTKGALVALGLDLLIRRETDGAHSLDDVMRLLWSRYGRDFYQGKPQGLPEDGLPALILEATGVDTRRFIARHAYGTADVPLAELLEPQGIKLQWKTAANIPSLDVRTRKQGESLVLATVLEGGAGHKGGLSAGDVLVAVDGLRVDAPAGQELLLAQYRAGDRVTVHVFRRDELRAFRVRLGAPEALDCVLTG; encoded by the coding sequence ATGGCCATGGAAAAAGACTACGCTTTGCCGCTACTTTACCGCCTCGCGCCCCATGATCCGGCCGGACACCGCTACCGGATAACCCTAAGCATCGCAGCGCCCTCCCCCGACGGCCAGCGCCTGTCGCTGCCGGCCTGGATTCCGGGCAGCTATCTGATCCGCGATTTCTCGCGCCAGATCGAATCGCTGACGGCCCATTCGGGCGCGCGGCGCGTGCCTGTCGAAAAGATCGACAACCATACCTGGCAGGCTGCGCCCTGCGATGGTCCGCTGCGGGTGGAGTACGAGGTCTATGCCTGGGATCTGTCGGTGCGCGGCGCGCACCTGGACGAGACCCACGGCTTTTTCAACGGCACCAGCGTGTTCCTGCGGGTGCATGGCCAGGACCACCTGCCCTGCCTGGTGGACCTGGCGCCGCCGCGCTCGATTCCGGGCTGGAAGGTCTACACCAGCCTGCCGGAAGCGCGCGGCCACAAGGGCGCCGCGCGCCGCCATGGTTTCGGGCTGTATTTGGCGCCGGACTATGACGCGCTGATCGATCATCCGGTGGAAATGGGCACGCCGCAGGTATCGAGCTTCACGGCGCATGGCGCCGAACATGAACTGGTGTTCACCGGGGTTACGCCCAACCTGGACCTGGCACGGATCACGGAAGACGTGCGCAAGATCTGCGAAACGCAGATTGCGTTCTTCGAGCCGCGCACCAAGCGCGCGCCTTTCCTGGACAGCTCGGACCGCTACGTGTTCATGACCATGGTCACGGGCGACGGCTATGGCGGGCTGGAGCATCGCGCCAGCACGGCGCTGATGACGGCGCGCAAGGATCTGCCGGTGATGGGCCAGCAGGGCCAGGGCGAAGGCTATCGCGGCTTTCTGGGTCTGGTGAGCCATGAGTATTTCCATACCTGGAACGTCAAGCGGATCAAGCCGGACGCCTTTGTTCCCTACGATCTCTCGCAACCCGACCTGACGCGCCTGCTGTGGGTGTTCGAGGGCTTCACGTCCTATTACGACGATCTGCTGCTGTTGCGTTCGGGCGCGATCACGCAACCTGACTATCTGCGGCTGCTGGCCAAGACCATCACCAGCGTGGCGCGTACGCCAGGGCGGTTGAAGCAGTCGGTGGCGGAGAGTTCGTTCGATGCCTGGACGCGTTATTACAAGCAGGATGAAAATTCGCCGAATGCGCTGGTCAGCTATTACACCAAGGGTGCGTTGGTGGCGCTGGGACTGGATCTGCTGATCCGCCGGGAAACGGACGGTGCGCACTCGCTGGACGATGTGATGCGTCTGCTGTGGAGCCGCTATGGGCGTGATTTCTATCAGGGCAAGCCGCAAGGGTTGCCGGAGGATGGGCTGCCGGCGCTGATCCTCGAAGCCACGGGCGTGGATACACGGCGCTTCATCGCGCGCCATGCCTATGGGACGGCGGATGTGCCATTGGCGGAGCTGCTGGAGCCGCAGGGCATCAAGCTGCAATGGAAGACGGCGGCCAACATTCCTTCGCTGGATGTGCGTACGCGCAAGCAGGGGGAATCGCTGGTGCTGGCGACGGTACTGGAGGGCGGCGCGGGGCACAAGGGCGGGTTGTCGGCGGGGGATGTGCTGGTGGCGGTGGACGGCTTGCGGGTGGATGCGCCGGCGGGGCAGGAACTGCTATTGGCGCAGTACCGGGCGGGGGATCGCGTGACCGTGCATGTATTCCGGCGGGATGAGTTGAGAGCGTTCCGGGTGCGGTTGGGTGCGCCGGAGGCTTTGGATTGCGTGTTGACGGGCTGA
- a CDS encoding enoyl-CoA hydratase, whose translation MSESFVLVETRGRVGLLTLNRPKALNALNDQLMDELGAALLAFEADADIGAVVITGSEKAFAAGADIGAMKDWSYMDVYGSEYITRNWETLKRIRKPVIAAVAGYALGGGCELAMMCDIIIAADTAKFGQPEIKLGVIPGAGGTQRLPRAVGKAKAMDLALTARMMGAEEAERAGLVSRVVPADKLMEEAMDAATVIASMSLPSVMMAKECVNRAFEGSLNEGLLFERRVFHSLFATEDQKEGMAAFTEKRKPDFKHR comes from the coding sequence ATGAGCGAGTCGTTTGTGCTGGTCGAAACCCGGGGCCGCGTCGGCCTGCTGACGCTGAACCGCCCCAAGGCCCTGAACGCCTTGAACGATCAACTGATGGATGAGCTCGGCGCGGCCCTGCTGGCGTTCGAAGCGGACGCCGATATCGGCGCCGTGGTCATCACCGGCAGCGAAAAGGCCTTCGCCGCCGGCGCCGACATCGGCGCCATGAAAGACTGGTCATACATGGACGTGTATGGCAGCGAATACATCACGCGCAACTGGGAAACGCTCAAGCGCATCCGCAAACCCGTGATCGCCGCCGTGGCCGGTTACGCCCTGGGCGGCGGCTGCGAACTGGCCATGATGTGCGACATCATCATCGCCGCCGACACCGCCAAGTTCGGCCAGCCCGAAATCAAGCTGGGCGTGATCCCGGGCGCCGGCGGCACCCAGCGCCTGCCGCGCGCGGTGGGCAAGGCCAAGGCCATGGACCTGGCGCTGACCGCCCGCATGATGGGCGCCGAAGAAGCGGAACGCGCCGGTCTGGTGTCGCGCGTGGTGCCGGCCGACAAGCTCATGGAAGAAGCCATGGACGCGGCCACCGTCATCGCCTCCATGTCCTTGCCGTCGGTCATGATGGCCAAGGAGTGCGTCAACCGCGCCTTCGAAGGCTCGCTCAACGAAGGCCTGCTGTTCGAGCGCCGCGTGTTCCATTCGCTGTTCGCCACGGAAGACCAGAAGGAAGGCATGGCCGCGTTCACCGAAAAGCGCAAACCGGATTTCAAACACCGTTAA
- a CDS encoding DUF1254 domain-containing protein, translated as MRTFIATRRWSAAVLAGALSACFVTAAQAQSPRPSLRLVSETPYPAASAPAAQMSEQELRDIAIDAYVYAYPMVLMELARRKATAVQTPLDGKAPVNQFGHKAAFPDPRAGDVPWPSADALYSSLWFDVSRAPLIVNLPATGDRYMVLSALDMWSDVFASRGTRTNGSGAQSFAIVGPGWQGSVPPGMDVIHSPTATGWLIGWTQAGGPQDYAAVNQIQAGMTASPMAAPVTARPAASRGSGSAYPQTGAGVGSAPIGSDLPPPMPVTVPDGTPAEQAAGMDAASFFTLFFDVMRNNPPHANDTPILDRMRRIGLDSRQPFSYGRLSPAVQQALAQAQPLAGRRIADGVSRLGTPMNGWSTVLSGIGTYGTDYTRRAAIAYAGLGAPTPEDVLYPVTVSDSKGRALNSNEDYVLHFDKGQLPPVNAYWSLHVYDDKHGFADNPANRYVLRSTDGLKYNADGSLDIYIQRRDPGERKRSNWIATPAADAPFLLSMRLYAPQDTALDGLWAPPPVKED; from the coding sequence ATGCGTACATTCATCGCTACCCGCCGCTGGTCCGCCGCGGTCCTTGCTGGCGCGCTCAGCGCCTGCTTCGTTACCGCCGCCCAGGCGCAATCGCCGCGCCCCTCGTTGCGCCTGGTGTCCGAGACGCCGTATCCGGCCGCCTCCGCGCCCGCGGCGCAGATGAGCGAGCAAGAGCTGCGCGACATCGCCATCGACGCCTATGTCTATGCCTATCCGATGGTGCTGATGGAATTGGCCCGGCGTAAGGCCACGGCCGTGCAGACGCCGCTGGACGGCAAGGCGCCGGTGAACCAGTTCGGGCACAAGGCCGCCTTCCCCGATCCGCGCGCGGGCGACGTGCCCTGGCCCAGCGCCGATGCGCTCTATTCGAGCCTGTGGTTCGACGTGTCGCGCGCCCCGCTGATCGTGAACCTGCCCGCGACCGGCGACCGCTATATGGTGTTGTCGGCGCTGGACATGTGGAGCGACGTATTCGCCTCGCGCGGCACGCGCACCAACGGTAGCGGCGCCCAGTCCTTCGCCATCGTCGGCCCTGGCTGGCAGGGCAGCGTGCCCCCCGGCATGGACGTGATCCACAGTCCTACGGCTACCGGCTGGCTGATCGGCTGGACCCAGGCGGGCGGTCCGCAGGACTATGCCGCCGTCAATCAGATCCAGGCCGGCATGACCGCCAGCCCGATGGCCGCGCCCGTCACCGCCAGGCCCGCAGCCAGCCGCGGTTCCGGCAGCGCCTATCCGCAGACCGGGGCCGGCGTGGGGTCGGCGCCGATCGGCAGCGACCTGCCGCCGCCCATGCCCGTGACCGTGCCCGACGGCACGCCGGCCGAACAGGCCGCCGGCATGGACGCGGCCTCGTTCTTCACGCTGTTCTTCGACGTGATGCGCAATAACCCGCCGCATGCCAACGACACGCCCATTCTGGATCGCATGCGCCGCATCGGTTTGGACAGCCGTCAGCCGTTCTCGTATGGTCGCCTGAGTCCCGCCGTGCAGCAGGCGCTGGCGCAGGCCCAGCCGCTGGCGGGCCGGCGCATCGCCGACGGCGTATCGCGCCTGGGTACGCCCATGAACGGCTGGAGCACCGTGCTGTCCGGCATCGGCACCTATGGCACCGACTACACGCGCCGCGCCGCCATCGCCTATGCGGGCCTGGGCGCGCCGACCCCGGAAGACGTGCTGTACCCGGTCACGGTGTCCGACTCCAAAGGCCGCGCGCTGAATTCCAATGAAGACTACGTGCTGCACTTCGACAAGGGCCAGCTGCCGCCGGTCAACGCCTACTGGTCGCTGCACGTCTACGACGACAAGCACGGTTTCGCCGACAATCCGGCCAACCGCTATGTGCTGCGCAGCACCGACGGCCTGAAGTACAACGCCGACGGTTCGCTGGACATCTACATCCAGCGCCGCGACCCCGGCGAGCGCAAGCGTTCGAACTGGATCGCCACGCCGGCCGCCGATGCGCCGTTCCTGCTCAGCATGCGTTTGTACGCGCCGCAGGATACGGCGCTGGACGGACTGTGGGCGCCGCCGCCGGTCAAGGAGGATTGA
- a CDS encoding ATP synthase subunit I, whose protein sequence is MADKVLVLSDADRAALNAQASRGLLLALAAQGAMGLAAAVIAGVVGGAAAGWSALAGAGAYFIPNALFALRLAVSVRAGKSSPFTFLSGELIKLFATALLLWLLSRVAQDSLVWPAALLGLILTLKGYLLLLMFRKLS, encoded by the coding sequence ATGGCGGATAAAGTTCTGGTTCTCAGTGACGCGGATCGCGCGGCGCTGAATGCTCAAGCCAGTCGCGGGCTCCTGTTGGCATTGGCAGCGCAAGGTGCCATGGGGCTCGCAGCAGCAGTAATTGCGGGGGTTGTCGGAGGGGCGGCGGCAGGTTGGTCGGCGCTGGCGGGGGCGGGAGCGTATTTCATTCCCAATGCGTTGTTCGCATTGCGCCTGGCTGTCAGCGTACGGGCCGGTAAGTCCAGTCCCTTTACCTTTCTCTCTGGTGAGTTGATCAAGTTGTTCGCAACGGCGCTGCTGTTGTGGCTGCTTTCGCGTGTGGCGCAGGATAGCCTCGTATGGCCTGCCGCGTTGCTCGGTCTGATACTCACATTGAAGGGCTATCTCCTGCTCTTGATGTTCCGCAAGTTGTCATAG
- the atpB gene encoding F0F1 ATP synthase subunit A encodes MAAASDVSPQSAYIQHHLVHLNNTGEKQSAIAQFDIINYDSLFWSGLMGLIVIFFLWRAARRATSGVPGRFQAFVEMIVDMVDDQAKGIVHNAKSRLFIAPLALTVFLWIILMNALDLLPVDLLPSIWRLTGLGAEHGDPLYYHRILPTADLNVPMGMSLGVLLLMFYYGIKIKHPGGFVKELFTAPFHAHGIGAIVLAPFNLLLNLIEYAAKSVSLGMRLFGNMFAGELIFMLIALLGGAWTGFNGASIGLGIGHILAGSIWAIFHILIVLLQAFIFMMLTLVYLGQAHEGH; translated from the coding sequence ATGGCTGCTGCCAGCGACGTGTCGCCTCAGTCCGCGTATATTCAGCACCACCTGGTGCATCTGAACAATACCGGTGAGAAACAGAGCGCTATCGCTCAGTTCGACATCATCAATTACGACTCGTTGTTCTGGTCCGGCCTGATGGGTCTGATCGTCATTTTCTTCCTGTGGCGCGCTGCGCGCCGCGCCACCAGTGGCGTGCCGGGCCGTTTCCAGGCCTTCGTGGAAATGATCGTCGACATGGTCGACGATCAGGCCAAGGGCATCGTCCACAACGCCAAGAGCCGTCTTTTCATCGCCCCGCTGGCACTGACCGTGTTCCTCTGGATCATCCTGATGAACGCGCTGGACTTGCTGCCCGTCGACCTGCTGCCCTCCATCTGGCGCCTGACCGGCCTGGGCGCCGAGCACGGCGATCCGCTCTACTACCACCGCATTCTGCCGACCGCCGACCTGAACGTGCCGATGGGCATGTCGCTGGGCGTGCTGCTGCTGATGTTCTACTACGGCATCAAGATCAAGCACCCGGGCGGCTTCGTCAAAGAACTGTTCACCGCGCCGTTCCACGCGCATGGCATCGGCGCCATCGTGCTGGCCCCGTTCAACCTGCTGCTGAACCTGATCGAATACGCCGCCAAGTCCGTGTCGCTGGGCATGCGGTTGTTCGGCAACATGTTCGCCGGCGAACTGATTTTCATGCTGATCGCCCTGCTGGGCGGCGCCTGGACCGGCTTCAACGGCGCCAGCATCGGCTTGGGCATCGGCCACATCCTGGCCGGCTCCATCTGGGCGATCTTCCACATCCTGATCGTTCTGCTGCAGGCCTTCATCTTCATGATGCTGACGCTGGTGTATCTCGGCCAGGCTCACGAAGGCCACTGA
- the atpE gene encoding F0F1 ATP synthase subunit C, whose product MTNVAFVALACGLIIGLGAIGACIGIALMGGKYLEASARQPELMNALQTKMFLLAGLIDAAFLIGVGIAMLFAFANPFVG is encoded by the coding sequence ATGACCAACGTCGCTTTCGTTGCCCTCGCTTGCGGTCTTATCATCGGTCTGGGCGCTATCGGCGCTTGCATCGGCATCGCACTGATGGGCGGCAAGTATCTGGAAGCCTCGGCTCGTCAGCCTGAACTGATGAACGCTCTGCAAACGAAGATGTTCCTGCTGGCTGGCCTGATCGACGCGGCATTCCTGATCGGCGTGGGTATCGCCATGCTGTTCGCCTTCGCCAACCCGTTCGTCGGCTAA
- a CDS encoding F0F1 ATP synthase subunit B has protein sequence MNLNATIIFQMLVFFVLGWFTMKFVWPPLTKAMDERRQKIADGLAAAEKGKADLAQAQARVSLIEASAKSENHARIIEAEKQAASLIEQARREAEAERARIVAQAAQDAAQEVQRARDLLRDDVAALAVKGAEQILKREVDARAHAELLNQLRAQL, from the coding sequence GTGAATCTGAACGCGACGATCATTTTCCAGATGCTCGTGTTCTTCGTTCTTGGCTGGTTCACGATGAAATTCGTGTGGCCTCCCCTGACGAAGGCGATGGACGAGCGCCGCCAGAAAATCGCCGACGGCCTGGCCGCCGCCGAGAAGGGCAAAGCCGATTTGGCTCAAGCCCAGGCGCGCGTCAGTCTGATCGAGGCTTCTGCCAAGTCCGAAAACCACGCCCGCATCATCGAGGCCGAGAAGCAAGCCGCCTCCCTGATCGAGCAGGCCCGCCGTGAAGCGGAAGCCGAACGCGCCCGCATCGTGGCGCAGGCTGCCCAGGATGCCGCGCAGGAAGTCCAGCGCGCCCGCGACCTGCTGCGCGACGACGTCGCTGCGCTGGCCGTCAAGGGTGCTGAACAGATCCTCAAGCGCGAGGTTGACGCCCGCGCACACGCCGAGCTGCTCAACCAGCTCCGCGCGCAGCTTTAA
- a CDS encoding F0F1 ATP synthase subunit delta encodes MAELSTVARPYAEALFSAARDDKAGLPAWSDLVSELAQVASNPDVREAMADPRLGDKQRVELFSGLVKAELPQAARNFIELLVENDRLLLLPDIAAQFAVLRNRHDGTAQAEITSAFEMSDAQVKELVSALEQKFGLKLKPSVTVDPSLIGGVRVAVGDQVLDTSVQAQLARMRDQLAA; translated from the coding sequence ATGGCTGAACTTTCCACTGTTGCCCGGCCCTACGCTGAAGCGCTCTTCAGCGCGGCGCGCGACGACAAGGCCGGCTTGCCGGCCTGGTCCGATCTGGTCAGCGAACTGGCTCAGGTCGCCTCCAACCCCGACGTGCGCGAGGCCATGGCCGACCCGCGTCTGGGCGACAAGCAGCGCGTCGAGCTGTTCTCCGGCCTGGTAAAGGCCGAACTGCCTCAAGCCGCCCGCAATTTCATCGAGCTGCTGGTCGAAAACGACCGGCTGCTGCTGCTGCCCGACATCGCCGCGCAATTCGCGGTGCTCCGGAATCGTCACGACGGCACGGCGCAGGCGGAAATTACCAGCGCGTTCGAAATGAGCGATGCCCAGGTCAAAGAGCTGGTCAGCGCGCTCGAACAAAAATTCGGCCTCAAGCTCAAGCCCAGCGTCACCGTTGATCCGTCGCTGATCGGCGGCGTGCGCGTGGCCGTCGGTGACCAGGTGCTCGATACTTCCGTACAAGCCCAATTGGCCCGCATGCGCGATCAGCTCGCCGCTTAA